GGCCGCCATTGAGGAGGCCTGTATCCATTCCAACTTCTTGTAGCTCATTGAATCTTGTTTTCGATCGCAGTGCCCATCGTGCCGTCAACTCGAGGCTCGATTTGGTCCGCTCATGTCCTGCATCGCCTGGCGGACATTCGTCAAAGACCATCACGATCTCGGATCCTAACGCTGCCTGGATCTCCATCGAAACTTCCGGTGACAGGAATTTCTTACTTCCATCCAGATGCGAACGAAATTCAACGCCCTCTTCAGTCAGTTTTCTAAGATCGGTGAGCGAAAAAACTTGAAACCCGCCTGAATCCGTCAAAAACGATCGGTTCCACGAGGTGAATTTATGAAGCCCGCCCATCTGCCGCAGCGTTTCGACGCCGGGCCGCAGGAATAAATGATATGTGTTGCCAAGAATGATCCGTGCGTCCAGTTCATCCTCAAGCCACTCGAAACGAATGCCCTTGACCGAGCCCTGCGTACCGACAGGCATAAAAACAGGCGTCTCGATCACCGAGCGCCTGGTTGTAATGACTCCCGAACGAGCGTTGCCGTCGTTCGCGATGACTTTCCAGTCGATTGGATGCATGTATTTGTGTGAACTTTTAAGCAAAGCCGCAAAGAAGCTAAGACGCAATGCAAGTCATGTCAGAACTCCGATACCCAAAGCGACTTTGCGTTAGAACTATTTCTTCCCAACTAAAGACCAAATATTCGCAGAGCCGACGGCAGTTTCCGAGATAATCTTCCCTTCCTCATTAACCAGCACTGCAGATGGGGTGCCGAACATGCCGAAGCCGGCAGCGGTCTTGTATCCTTCATCGAGGATAACGGGCGAATTTAGCTGGAACTGTTCGTGAGTCTCCTTGTCGCCCTCAGAGAAGAGCACCAGGTCAGGAGCATCCTCGCCTTTTGTTTTATCCCAGACCTGTAGTTCTTCCATCATGCTGCTACAGAACTGACATGTCGTGCTCCAGAACGTAACAAGCGTTTGTTTGCCTTTGAAATAATCGCTGTCTATTACCTGTCCTTTGATGTCCTGGATCGAAAAGTCCGGCACGCTCTCGCCGATCTTGTTGTGATCGTGATCGTGGACCCGAGCGAAATATGTGAATTCGCGATCCAGATCTTCTGACTTCAGTTGCTCAATGAGCGAGCGGATGGCATTATCGCCAGCCGTCGGATGGCTCGCGACGCGGCCGTTTGCATCCATCAGAATGACGGTCGGCGTCCATTGAGCTTTTACCGCTTCCGCGAGTTCACGCTGCTTTTGCAGAAGGATCGGCCGCATCGGATCGTTACCGAATTTGTCGATATTATCCTGAGCTTTTCCGTTGCTGACGAAAACAATAGTAACCTTGCCCATTAGCTCTTTTCGCCACTGATCGATCTCAGGGATCAGAGCCTTGCATGGGTTACATGTCGGGCTGACGAAAAAGAAAAGCGTCGGCCTTCCCTGCTCCTTTAATTTGGCGAGCGAAACGGTGTTCGCGTTTACATCCAGCAGTTCAAAATCAGGAAAATGTCCGCCTATGGGCAGGCCTTCGTGCGGATGCGTCAACTCTTCGCGAGCGACCTCGCCGCCTTCCTGCGAGACGAGTTCCATCAGTTCGATGCGCCGCATGATCTGAACCTGCTGTTCCGAGATCTTCTTCAAGAAATAAACAACGGCTGCAAGCAGCCCGATCACAGCTATCCCAATAACAAACTGCATAACATCCTGATTTGTACTTGCAAGATTCACACCCTGATTCGCCCGCCCCGCAAAGATCAAAATCACCGCGATTGCAAGTAAAGCGACATTCCGCAAAATGCTCGTCACGCCGACTGGCTCGCTATGGATCTGCCCGAAACAATGGCAATCCGGTGCATTGCCCTTGGCAAGCTGATAGATCATTCCGCTCGTAAACACCGCAAAAAGCCCCGCCGCACCAATTGCTCCGAACCACGAAACTTCAACAAACAAGAGCGTGATAGCAACAGCGATCTCGGAGATCGGAAGCAAATAAACAGAGGCGGGAATCAACGATTTTGGCACTCCGAAATCGTTGAGAGCTTTTTCCGAACCTTCCCGATCCGCGAGTTTCCCGAATGCAGCGACGCCAAAAACGGTTGCAAGAGCAAGTCTTAGAACTAAAAAAGAATTTCCATTTGACCAAATAAATCTTACGAAATGGAACGGGATTCACAAACCTTCGTGGCCACTGTACCCGTTAATCCTTCTTATTCTTAACCTTATGCCTCTCGACCAATCGGATCGGCGTGCCAAAAAAGCCGAACTCCTCACGCAGTTGATTCTCGATATATCTTAAATACGAAAAGTGCAGCTTCGAGCCCATTTTGCCGCCTGAGGTGAACAAAATAAAGAGCGGCGGACGAAGGCCGGCCTGAGTGAGGAACTGGATCTTGAGCCGCGACATCCCGCCCTTGACCGGAGCTGGTGTGCCGCCGCCTTTGGGTTGTGAGATCGTTTCCTCGAAGAATTTGTTGAGCCGCGATGTTTGAATGCGCTGGTTACGCGATTCGTTGGCCTGTTTCACCAGCGGTAGAATTTTCGCGACACGCTGGCCATTTAATGCCGAAGTTGTGACGATCGGGGCCCAGTCAAGGAACTTCATCGCCTCGCGGAGCGTCCGTTCGAATTCGTAGATCGTATTTGTCTCTTTTTCCTCAAGAGCGTCCCATTTGTTGACGACAATAATTACCGAACAGCCTGAATCAACGGCGTAACCGGCGATATTCGCATCGAGATTCGTCACACCTTCGACAGCATCGATGACAATGA
This sequence is a window from Acidobacteriota bacterium. Protein-coding genes within it:
- a CDS encoding redoxin domain-containing protein, translating into MLPISEIAVAITLLFVEVSWFGAIGAAGLFAVFTSGMIYQLAKGNAPDCHCFGQIHSEPVGVTSILRNVALLAIAVILIFAGRANQGVNLASTNQDVMQFVIGIAVIGLLAAVVYFLKKISEQQVQIMRRIELMELVSQEGGEVAREELTHPHEGLPIGGHFPDFELLDVNANTVSLAKLKEQGRPTLFFFVSPTCNPCKALIPEIDQWRKELMGKVTIVFVSNGKAQDNIDKFGNDPMRPILLQKQRELAEAVKAQWTPTVILMDANGRVASHPTAGDNAIRSLIEQLKSEDLDREFTYFARVHDHDHNKIGESVPDFSIQDIKGQVIDSDYFKGKQTLVTFWSTTCQFCSSMMEELQVWDKTKGEDAPDLVLFSEGDKETHEQFQLNSPVILDEGYKTAAGFGMFGTPSAVLVNEEGKIISETAVGSANIWSLVGKK